In Paenibacillus sp. J23TS9, a single genomic region encodes these proteins:
- a CDS encoding tyrosine-type recombinase/integrase: protein MSLRERALLEFLYSTGCRVGEVEKLNVEDLNWENCSAIVNGKGSKQREVYFTSECKVWLKKYLASRDDLCKALFVTDAHPTRRMAIPTIRWAVKRIADRGEIEANVYPHRLDHIPIIWEEPDEERNGHLVIWLPGMTGSMDELRSHLRMFADAGFLAVSYDPYEHGERMRESRELFIGKLRSNKRRFFWPMIAMTAEEYPRVMTSLTNLPMTC, encoded by the coding sequence TTGTCCCTGAGAGAAAGGGCCCTCCTGGAGTTTCTTTACAGTACTGGTTGCCGGGTTGGAGAGGTGGAGAAGTTAAACGTTGAGGACCTGAACTGGGAGAATTGTTCTGCTATTGTAAATGGCAAAGGCTCAAAACAGAGAGAGGTTTATTTTACATCCGAGTGTAAAGTGTGGTTGAAGAAGTATCTCGCGAGCCGTGATGATTTATGTAAGGCCTTATTTGTAACTGATGCACATCCAACAAGACGAATGGCGATTCCAACGATCAGATGGGCAGTAAAACGGATTGCTGATCGGGGCGAAATCGAAGCAAATGTATATCCGCATCGCTTGGATCATATCCCGATCATTTGGGAGGAACCGGATGAAGAGCGGAACGGGCACTTAGTCATCTGGCTTCCAGGGATGACCGGCAGCATGGATGAACTACGCTCACATCTGCGGATGTTCGCCGACGCTGGTTTCCTAGCCGTATCGTACGATCCGTACGAGCACGGGGAGCGGATGAGGGAGAGTCGCGAGCTGTTTATCGGTAAACTAAGAAGTAACAAGCGCCGTTTTTTTTGGCCAATGATCGCAATGACGGCGGAGGAATATCCGCGAGTGATGACGTCGCTCACGAATTTACCGATGACATGCTGA
- a CDS encoding DUF3502 domain-containing protein, whose translation MMPIQMQNIEIVCQKYYPSLMTGIVDVDTELPKFDKG comes from the coding sequence ATGATGCCGATCCAAATGCAGAACATCGAGATCGTCTGCCAAAAATATTATCCGAGCCTGATGACAGGCATCGTCGACGTCGACACTGAGCTGCCGAAGTTCGATAAGGGCTGA
- a CDS encoding response regulator transcription factor, producing MSTFRVMIIDDSEMAREGIRMILEDDPAFEVVAEGSSGEEALMLSEIWMPDLILMDIQMPGMGGLEATKRLKEKYPYVKVVMVTVSDDIAHLFDALKKGAQGYLLKNLKPEAWHEYLRAIAVDEAPMTRELAFRILKELSPMGTQDDHSSPLTAREREILGLVAKGLSNKEISSHLDISEHTVKNHLKNILQKLHLDNRVQLARYAYEQGWMGRR from the coding sequence ATGTCTACATTCCGCGTAATGATCATCGATGACAGTGAGATGGCCCGGGAAGGCATCCGAATGATTTTGGAAGACGATCCGGCCTTCGAGGTGGTGGCTGAAGGGAGCAGCGGAGAAGAAGCGCTGATGCTCAGCGAAATCTGGATGCCCGATCTGATCTTGATGGATATTCAGATGCCGGGTATGGGCGGTCTGGAGGCGACGAAACGCCTGAAGGAAAAATATCCTTATGTCAAAGTGGTGATGGTGACCGTCTCGGACGATATTGCCCATTTGTTCGACGCACTCAAGAAAGGCGCCCAGGGTTATTTGCTGAAAAACTTGAAGCCTGAAGCGTGGCATGAATATCTGAGGGCGATCGCCGTTGACGAAGCGCCGATGACGCGCGAGCTGGCTTTTCGCATATTGAAGGAGCTTTCGCCCATGGGCACCCAAGACGACCATTCAAGTCCCCTTACCGCACGGGAACGGGAAATATTGGGGTTGGTAGCTAAAGGTTTAAGCAATAAAGAAATCTCGAGCCACCTGGACATTTCGGAACACACCGTAAAAAATCATTTGAAAAACATCCTTCAGAAGCTTCATCTCGATAACAGGGTTCAACTGGCGCGATACGCGTATGAGCAGGGCTGGATGGGCAGACGGTAG
- a CDS encoding YVTN family beta-propeller repeat-containing protein: MVNFNDNTVSVIDGNTDIVIATVSVGNGPGGIGVNPSTNRIYVANGADSTVSVIDGNVNTVIDTIPVDSGEAAGVEVNSTTNRIYVANVASNNVSVIDGNTNTIIITIPVNNGPIAVGVNPISNRIYVVNRDSGNVSVISGLTNTVMATVAVGAVPISVGVNPAMNRIYVSNLGDNTVSVISGLSNTVIATIPVGSIPEGGGVNPVTNRIYVVNDVDKTVSVIDGNTDTVIATIPVGNTPIGLGVNPLTNGIYVANATDNTISVIDGNSNTIIAAVPVGSGPNSVGVNP, translated from the coding sequence GTGGTAAATTTCAACGATAACACTGTCTCGGTAATTGACGGAAATACCGATATCGTTATAGCCACCGTTTCTGTAGGTAATGGACCAGGGGGCATAGGAGTGAATCCTAGTACGAACCGTATTTATGTAGCGAATGGTGCCGATAGCACAGTCTCGGTGATCGATGGAAATGTTAATACAGTCATAGACACCATTCCGGTAGACAGCGGTGAAGCGGCTGGTGTAGAAGTGAATTCAACTACGAACCGTATATACGTGGCAAATGTGGCTAGTAACAATGTCTCAGTCATCGACGGAAATACAAATACCATAATAATCACGATTCCCGTAAATAACGGACCGATAGCTGTAGGAGTGAATCCTATCTCGAACCGCATTTACGTGGTAAATAGAGATAGTGGCAATGTCTCGGTCATCAGCGGATTGACCAACACCGTCATGGCCACCGTTGCAGTAGGAGCTGTGCCAATAAGTGTAGGAGTGAATCCTGCCATGAATCGAATTTATGTGTCAAATCTTGGCGATAACACTGTCTCGGTCATTAGCGGACTATCCAATACCGTCATAGCAACAATTCCTGTAGGGAGTATTCCAGAAGGAGGAGGAGTGAACCCCGTCACGAACCGAATTTACGTAGTAAATGATGTCGATAAAACGGTCTCAGTGATCGATGGAAATACCGATACCGTTATAGCCACCATTCCAGTAGGTAATACACCAATAGGTTTAGGGGTGAATCCTTTAACAAACGGTATCTACGTGGCAAACGCTACTGATAACACTATCTCGGTAATCGATGGTAATTCCAATACCATCATAGCTGCTGTTCCCGTAGGTAGTGGACCAAATAGCGTAGGGGTAAATCCCTAA
- a CDS encoding cytochrome c oxidase assembly protein codes for MFLLVELYGWHTVMTPELLVVAAGLALLYAKAGNIQPVREGAYVAIPWSRQALFYAGILCFYFGYGGFLSVLAKESIDFYVLQLCIRYLFMIPLFLAGMPTWIRNGLVSRLPGGRQLLRNERHGLYTGLVFFLMLSALLLPPVFNALLKMVLLRLFVHMVLLASAWTMWEDFFRAGRSRRQRNDRMKMLALGSILLFPICLILAGSGAGAYDHPQNILCIAHPVTGRVIEYDGIRSSSAFGGMLLMAAQQLSFVLAIRMSRNRAGNT; via the coding sequence ATGTTTTTACTGGTAGAACTGTATGGATGGCACACCGTTATGACACCGGAGCTGCTGGTCGTTGCTGCGGGCCTGGCCTTGTTATATGCCAAGGCAGGCAATATTCAGCCCGTACGCGAAGGTGCATACGTCGCGATTCCTTGGAGCAGACAAGCTTTGTTTTATGCCGGAATCCTATGTTTTTATTTCGGCTACGGCGGATTTTTGTCCGTGCTTGCCAAAGAATCGATCGATTTTTACGTTTTGCAGCTTTGCATTCGATATTTGTTCATGATTCCGCTATTCCTTGCAGGCATGCCGACTTGGATACGGAATGGACTGGTTTCCCGGCTGCCGGGAGGCCGTCAGCTGCTGCGAAACGAAAGGCACGGACTATATACGGGGCTGGTTTTCTTTCTGATGTTGTCGGCATTGCTGCTGCCGCCCGTGTTCAATGCGTTATTAAAAATGGTTTTGCTTCGTTTGTTCGTCCATATGGTTTTGCTGGCAAGCGCATGGACCATGTGGGAGGACTTTTTTCGTGCGGGGCGTTCCCGGCGCCAGCGGAACGATCGCATGAAGATGCTGGCCTTAGGAAGCATATTGCTATTTCCCATATGCTTGATCCTGGCCGGTTCTGGCGCCGGAGCATACGACCATCCGCAGAATATATTATGCATAGCTCATCCCGTCACAGGGAGGGTGATCGAATACGACGGCATCAGGAGCTCGTCCGCTTTCGGAGGCATGCTGCTGATGGCGGCGCAGCAGCTTTCGTTCGTCCTTGCGATCCGGATGAGCCGGAATAGAGCCGGGAACACCTGA
- a CDS encoding DUF3502 domain-containing protein has product MRQAGLDEVKAEVQRQLDVWRRNQK; this is encoded by the coding sequence CTGAGGCAGGCGGGACTGGATGAGGTCAAGGCAGAGGTGCAGAGGCAGCTGGATGTGTGGCGCAGGAATCAGAAGTAG
- a CDS encoding DUF2277 domain-containing protein, translated as MCRNIKTLFNFDPPATDEEIQAAALQFVRKLSGFNRPSKANEAAFNQAVQEFTVVARQLLDSLVTQAEPRNREVEIARARARAANRFGES; from the coding sequence ATGTGCCGAAATATCAAGACCTTATTCAATTTCGACCCGCCTGCGACGGATGAAGAAATTCAGGCTGCAGCGCTGCAATTCGTAAGGAAGCTCTCGGGCTTTAACCGTCCTTCCAAAGCGAACGAAGCAGCGTTTAACCAAGCAGTGCAAGAGTTTACCGTCGTTGCACGGCAGCTGCTGGATTCTCTGGTGACTCAAGCCGAACCCCGCAATCGAGAGGTCGAGATCGCCCGGGCCCGGGCACGAGCCGCTAACCGATTCGGGGAATCCTAA
- a CDS encoding DUF4573 domain-containing protein: MKKESKVQQVQSLRRVQRVQLLRQVQRVQSLRQVQRVQSLRQIQRVQSLRQIQRVLSLRRVQQVQSLRRVQQVQSLRRVQQVQSLRRVQRVQSLRRVQRVQSLRRVQRVQLLRQVRRVQSLRQVRRVQSLRQVRQALEVQRLPEDL; the protein is encoded by the coding sequence TTGAAGAAGGAATCGAAGGTCCAGCAGGTCCAGTCACTCCGGCGGGTCCAGCGGGTCCAATTGCTCCGGCAGGTCCAGCGGGTCCAGTCACTCCGGCAGGTCCAGCGGGTCCAGTCGCTCCGGCAGATCCAGCGGGTCCAGTCTCTCCGGCAGATCCAGCGGGTCCTGTCGCTCCGGCGGGTCCAGCAGGTCCAATCGCTCCGGCGGGTCCAGCAGGTCCAATCGCTCCGGCGGGTCCAGCAGGTCCAATCGCTCCGGCGGGTCCAACGGGTCCAGTCGCTCCGGCGGGTCCAACGGGTCCAGTCGCTCCGGCGGGTCCAGCGGGTCCAGTTGCTCCGGCAGGTCCGGCGGGTCCAGTCGCTCCGGCAGGTCCGGCGGGTCCAGTCGCTCCGGCAGGTCCGGCAAGCCCTTGAGGTCCAGCGGCTCCCTGAGGACCTCTAA